In Carassius carassius chromosome 46, fCarCar2.1, whole genome shotgun sequence, the following proteins share a genomic window:
- the LOC132129452 gene encoding histone deacetylase 7-like isoform X1 — protein sequence MDLRVGERLVRPGSDTAFLSPLHPPLLINPFNPQHCSQYSQQQLQRIQPYNMDQHLRDQDIAKQQLQQLKNKDKSQQSAVASALVKQKLAQVILKKQKAVLERTSSNPLSSPSVAYRELVPDPSSCVQPLLSSTTPALSEGPDDPPLRRATSEPNLKVKHKLKKHLNTRKSPLTRKESAPPAVKHRVPDTLDSSPSSSSTPVSGCSSPNDSLPHENGALPASSLAHEAQRLLLQDGSLAHFTVQNPSSLPTITLGLPANTKAEGERGSLKLGRGLVPGASPMLVPLGVEEQSGPLIQPILILEPSGLIHTPLLAANNYGTSEKNIHYHSKVWVPGLGPVPLQFSASGPHKPLSRTRSEPLPQSPRALHPHLLQQQTHSAQILERLKQQTHLGKLMSKSSEKPRLRQIPSEDMDSEEVGPSAGDAHQGRVRAESQRELESQEEQLNLQHTLILNQSRLWETQKQLQQLRRQTAHMETLAVPMILGAAHRPLSRTQSSPASTSLTLPDKALSLTTAPEPPQSQPRFTTGLVYDSQMLKHQCTCGDNSSHPEHAGRIQSIWSRLQERGLRGQCESIRGRKATLEELQSVHTERHVLLYGTNPLNRLKLDNRKLAGILSQRMFVMLPCGGVGVDNDTIWNEMHTSTASRLAAGSVTELVYRVAKGELKNGFAVVRPPGHHADPSNPMGFCFFNSVAIAAKQLQQKLSVSKILIVDWDVHHGNGTQEIFYNDPSVLYISLHRYDDGNFFPGSGGPAEVGSGVGEGFNVNVAWTGGLDPPMGDAEYLAAFRTVVMPIAQEFSPDVVLVSSGFDAVEGHPAPLGGYKVTAKCFGFLTRQLMTLAGGRVVLALEGGHDLTAICDASEACVSALLGLEEPLPESTLLQTPNANAVLSLQRVLQIQSQYWSSLKPLMDKVGMSFLSAQRKDCEETDTVNAMASLSVGVLANKIPVDEPMEHD from the exons ATGGACCTGCGTGTAGGTGAGCGTCTGGTGCGCCCAGGTTCGGACACGGCCTTCCTGTCCCCTCTGCACCCCCCTCTGCTGATCAACCCCTTTAATCCTCAGCACTGTTCCCAGTACAGCCAGCAGCAGCTGCAGCGCATACAG CCATATAACATGGATCAGCATCTACGAGACCAGGACATAGCGAAACAACAGCTACAGCAACTTAAAAACAAGGACAAGAGTCAACAGA GTGCTGTGGCCAGTGCGCTGGTGAAGCAGAAGCTGGCGCAGGTGATTCTGAAGAAGCAGAAGGCGGTGCTAGAGAGGACCAGCTCCAACCCTCTGAGCAGCCCGTCCGTCGCCTACCG GGAGCTGGTTCCTGATCCCAGCTCTTGTGTGCAGCCGCTCCTGTCCTCCACCACACCAGCTCTCAGCGAAGGGCCCGACGATCCACCCCTGAGACGAGCAA ccTCAGAGCCCAACCTGAAGGTGAAGCATAAATTAAAGAAGCACCTGAACACCCGTAAGAGCCCGCTGACCCGCAAAGAGAGCGCGCCGCCGGCCGTCAAACACCGCGTCCCTGACACACTGG ATTCGTcccccagcagcagcagcactccAGTGTCCGGCTGCAGCTCTCCGAACGACAGTCTGCCCCATGAGAACGGAGCGCTGCCCGCCTCCAGCCTGGCCCATGAG gctCAGAGGCTGCTGTTGCAGGACGGCTCTTTAGCTCACTTCACAGTGCAGAATCCCTCCAGTCTCCCCACCATCACACTGGGCCTCCCCGCCAACACCAAG GCGGAGGGGGAGCGGGGCTCGCTGAAGCTGGGTCGTGGGCTGGTCCCGGGCGCGTCTCCGATGCTGGTTCCTCTGGGTGTGGAAGAGCAGAGCGGGCCGCTCATACAGCCCATCCTCATCCTGGAGCCCTCTGGACTCATACACACCCCTCTCCTGGCCG CAAACAATTATGGGAcatcagaaaaaaatatacactaccattcaaaagtttggg TTCCAGGTCTGGGTCCGGTTCCCCTTCAGTTCAGTGCGTCTGGTCCTCACAAGCCTCTGAGCCGGACCCGCTCCGAGCCGCTGCCCCAGAGTCCCCGTGCGCTCCACCCTCACCTGCTCCAGCAGCAGACGCACAGCGCTCAGATCCTGGAGAGACTCAAGCAGCAGACGCACCTGGGCAAG CTCATGTCGAAGTCCAGCGAGAAGCCTCGTCTCCGGCAGATCCCGTCAGAGGACATGGACTCAGAGGAGGTGGGGCCATCAGCGGGCGACGCCCACCAGGGCAGGGTGAGGGCGGAGTCTCAGAGAGAGCTGGAGAGTCAAGAGGAGCAGCTCAACCTGCAACACACCCTCATTCTCAACCAG TCACGTCTGTGGGAGACACAGAAGCAACTGCAGCAGCTGCGCAGACAGACGGCTCACATGGAGACACTGGCGGTACCCATGATCCTCGGCGCCGCGCACCGGCCGCTCTCTCGTACGCAGTCGTCTCCAGCCTCCACCTCGCTAACGCTGCCGGACAAAGCCTTGTCTCTCACCACGGCACCGGAGCCGCCCCAGAGCCAGCCGCGCTTCACCACGG gtctgGTGTATGACTCCCAAATGCTGAAGCACCAGTGTACGTGTGGAGACAACAGCAGCCAcccagagcatgctgggagaatCCAGAGCATCTGGTCACGCTTGCAGGAGAGGGGCCTCAGGGGCCAGTGCGAG AGTATTCGGGGAAGGAAGGCCACTCTGGAGGAGTTACAGTCTGTCCACACCGAGCGTCACGTTCTGCTGTATGGCACCAATCCACTCAACCGCCTCAAACTGGACAATCGCAAGCTGGCCG GCATACTGTCACAGCGGATGTTCGTCATGCTGCCCTGTGGGGGAGTCGGG GTGGACAACGACACCATCTGGAACGAGATGCACACGTCTACAGCGTCCCGCTTGGCGGCCGGGAGCGTGACGGAGCTGGTCTACAGAGTGGCTAAAGGAGAGCTCAAG AACGGCTTTGCTGTGGTCAGGCCACCAGGACATCACGCAGACCCGTCAAACCCCAT gGGTTTTTGTTTCTTCAACTCGGTGGCGATCGCTGCTAAGCAGCTCCAGCAGAAGCTCAGCGTCAGTAAAATCCTCATCGTTGATTGG GATGTTCATCATGGCAACGGCACCCAGGAAATCTTCTACAATGATCCCAGCGTCCTCTACATCTCTCTCCATCGCTATGATGATGGAAACTTCTTCCCCGGAAGCGGTGGACCAGCAGAG GTGGGTTCTGGTGTCGGTGAGGGTTTCAACGTTAATGTGGCATGGACCGGTGGTCTGGATCCTCCCATGGGCGACGCTGAGTACCTGGCTGCCTTCAG GACGGTGGTGATGCCCATTGCTCAGGAGTTTTCCCCGGACGTCGTGTTGGTTTCTTCAGGGTTTGACGCCGTGGAAGGACACCCTGCTCCTTTGGGAGGATATAAAGTCACTGCTAAAT GTTTCGGCTTTTTGACTCGGCAGTTGATGACGTTAGCAGGAGGACGCGTGGTTCTAGCATTAGAGGGGGGTCACGACCTCACAGCCATATGTGATGCTTCTGAGGCCTGTGTCAGCGCTCTGCTGGGACTCGAG GAGCCTCTTCCTGAGTCGACTCTCCTGCAGACGCCCAATGCCAACGCAGTGCTTTCACTGCAGAGAGTGCTGCAAATACAGA GTCAGTATTGGTCGTCACTGAAGCCTCTGATGGACAAAGTGGGGATGTCGTTTCTGAGTGCCCAGAGGAAAGACTGTGAGGAAACGGACACAGTGAATGCGATGGCATCCCTCTCCGTAGGGGTCCTGGCCAACAAAAT CCCTGTTGATGAACCCATGGAGCATGACTAA
- the LOC132129452 gene encoding histone deacetylase 7-like isoform X2: MDLRVGERLVRPGSDTAFLSPLHPPLLINPFNPQHCSQYSQQQLQRIQPYNMDQHLRDQDIAKQQLQQLKNKDKSQQSAVASALVKQKLAQVILKKQKAVLERTSSNPLSSPSVAYRELVPDPSSCVQPLLSSTTPALSEGPDDPPLRRATSEPNLKVKHKLKKHLNTRKSPLTRKESAPPAVKHRVPDTLDSSPSSSSTPVSGCSSPNDSLPHENGALPASSLAHEAQRLLLQDGSLAHFTVQNPSSLPTITLGLPANTKAEGERGSLKLGRGLVPGASPMLVPLGVEEQSGPLIQPILILEPSGLIHTPLLAVPGLGPVPLQFSASGPHKPLSRTRSEPLPQSPRALHPHLLQQQTHSAQILERLKQQTHLGKLMSKSSEKPRLRQIPSEDMDSEEVGPSAGDAHQGRVRAESQRELESQEEQLNLQHTLILNQSRLWETQKQLQQLRRQTAHMETLAVPMILGAAHRPLSRTQSSPASTSLTLPDKALSLTTAPEPPQSQPRFTTGLVYDSQMLKHQCTCGDNSSHPEHAGRIQSIWSRLQERGLRGQCESIRGRKATLEELQSVHTERHVLLYGTNPLNRLKLDNRKLAGILSQRMFVMLPCGGVGVDNDTIWNEMHTSTASRLAAGSVTELVYRVAKGELKNGFAVVRPPGHHADPSNPMGFCFFNSVAIAAKQLQQKLSVSKILIVDWDVHHGNGTQEIFYNDPSVLYISLHRYDDGNFFPGSGGPAEVGSGVGEGFNVNVAWTGGLDPPMGDAEYLAAFRTVVMPIAQEFSPDVVLVSSGFDAVEGHPAPLGGYKVTAKCFGFLTRQLMTLAGGRVVLALEGGHDLTAICDASEACVSALLGLEEPLPESTLLQTPNANAVLSLQRVLQIQSQYWSSLKPLMDKVGMSFLSAQRKDCEETDTVNAMASLSVGVLANKIPVDEPMEHD; this comes from the exons ATGGACCTGCGTGTAGGTGAGCGTCTGGTGCGCCCAGGTTCGGACACGGCCTTCCTGTCCCCTCTGCACCCCCCTCTGCTGATCAACCCCTTTAATCCTCAGCACTGTTCCCAGTACAGCCAGCAGCAGCTGCAGCGCATACAG CCATATAACATGGATCAGCATCTACGAGACCAGGACATAGCGAAACAACAGCTACAGCAACTTAAAAACAAGGACAAGAGTCAACAGA GTGCTGTGGCCAGTGCGCTGGTGAAGCAGAAGCTGGCGCAGGTGATTCTGAAGAAGCAGAAGGCGGTGCTAGAGAGGACCAGCTCCAACCCTCTGAGCAGCCCGTCCGTCGCCTACCG GGAGCTGGTTCCTGATCCCAGCTCTTGTGTGCAGCCGCTCCTGTCCTCCACCACACCAGCTCTCAGCGAAGGGCCCGACGATCCACCCCTGAGACGAGCAA ccTCAGAGCCCAACCTGAAGGTGAAGCATAAATTAAAGAAGCACCTGAACACCCGTAAGAGCCCGCTGACCCGCAAAGAGAGCGCGCCGCCGGCCGTCAAACACCGCGTCCCTGACACACTGG ATTCGTcccccagcagcagcagcactccAGTGTCCGGCTGCAGCTCTCCGAACGACAGTCTGCCCCATGAGAACGGAGCGCTGCCCGCCTCCAGCCTGGCCCATGAG gctCAGAGGCTGCTGTTGCAGGACGGCTCTTTAGCTCACTTCACAGTGCAGAATCCCTCCAGTCTCCCCACCATCACACTGGGCCTCCCCGCCAACACCAAG GCGGAGGGGGAGCGGGGCTCGCTGAAGCTGGGTCGTGGGCTGGTCCCGGGCGCGTCTCCGATGCTGGTTCCTCTGGGTGTGGAAGAGCAGAGCGGGCCGCTCATACAGCCCATCCTCATCCTGGAGCCCTCTGGACTCATACACACCCCTCTCCTGGCCG TTCCAGGTCTGGGTCCGGTTCCCCTTCAGTTCAGTGCGTCTGGTCCTCACAAGCCTCTGAGCCGGACCCGCTCCGAGCCGCTGCCCCAGAGTCCCCGTGCGCTCCACCCTCACCTGCTCCAGCAGCAGACGCACAGCGCTCAGATCCTGGAGAGACTCAAGCAGCAGACGCACCTGGGCAAG CTCATGTCGAAGTCCAGCGAGAAGCCTCGTCTCCGGCAGATCCCGTCAGAGGACATGGACTCAGAGGAGGTGGGGCCATCAGCGGGCGACGCCCACCAGGGCAGGGTGAGGGCGGAGTCTCAGAGAGAGCTGGAGAGTCAAGAGGAGCAGCTCAACCTGCAACACACCCTCATTCTCAACCAG TCACGTCTGTGGGAGACACAGAAGCAACTGCAGCAGCTGCGCAGACAGACGGCTCACATGGAGACACTGGCGGTACCCATGATCCTCGGCGCCGCGCACCGGCCGCTCTCTCGTACGCAGTCGTCTCCAGCCTCCACCTCGCTAACGCTGCCGGACAAAGCCTTGTCTCTCACCACGGCACCGGAGCCGCCCCAGAGCCAGCCGCGCTTCACCACGG gtctgGTGTATGACTCCCAAATGCTGAAGCACCAGTGTACGTGTGGAGACAACAGCAGCCAcccagagcatgctgggagaatCCAGAGCATCTGGTCACGCTTGCAGGAGAGGGGCCTCAGGGGCCAGTGCGAG AGTATTCGGGGAAGGAAGGCCACTCTGGAGGAGTTACAGTCTGTCCACACCGAGCGTCACGTTCTGCTGTATGGCACCAATCCACTCAACCGCCTCAAACTGGACAATCGCAAGCTGGCCG GCATACTGTCACAGCGGATGTTCGTCATGCTGCCCTGTGGGGGAGTCGGG GTGGACAACGACACCATCTGGAACGAGATGCACACGTCTACAGCGTCCCGCTTGGCGGCCGGGAGCGTGACGGAGCTGGTCTACAGAGTGGCTAAAGGAGAGCTCAAG AACGGCTTTGCTGTGGTCAGGCCACCAGGACATCACGCAGACCCGTCAAACCCCAT gGGTTTTTGTTTCTTCAACTCGGTGGCGATCGCTGCTAAGCAGCTCCAGCAGAAGCTCAGCGTCAGTAAAATCCTCATCGTTGATTGG GATGTTCATCATGGCAACGGCACCCAGGAAATCTTCTACAATGATCCCAGCGTCCTCTACATCTCTCTCCATCGCTATGATGATGGAAACTTCTTCCCCGGAAGCGGTGGACCAGCAGAG GTGGGTTCTGGTGTCGGTGAGGGTTTCAACGTTAATGTGGCATGGACCGGTGGTCTGGATCCTCCCATGGGCGACGCTGAGTACCTGGCTGCCTTCAG GACGGTGGTGATGCCCATTGCTCAGGAGTTTTCCCCGGACGTCGTGTTGGTTTCTTCAGGGTTTGACGCCGTGGAAGGACACCCTGCTCCTTTGGGAGGATATAAAGTCACTGCTAAAT GTTTCGGCTTTTTGACTCGGCAGTTGATGACGTTAGCAGGAGGACGCGTGGTTCTAGCATTAGAGGGGGGTCACGACCTCACAGCCATATGTGATGCTTCTGAGGCCTGTGTCAGCGCTCTGCTGGGACTCGAG GAGCCTCTTCCTGAGTCGACTCTCCTGCAGACGCCCAATGCCAACGCAGTGCTTTCACTGCAGAGAGTGCTGCAAATACAGA GTCAGTATTGGTCGTCACTGAAGCCTCTGATGGACAAAGTGGGGATGTCGTTTCTGAGTGCCCAGAGGAAAGACTGTGAGGAAACGGACACAGTGAATGCGATGGCATCCCTCTCCGTAGGGGTCCTGGCCAACAAAAT CCCTGTTGATGAACCCATGGAGCATGACTAA